In the Streptomyces fradiae ATCC 10745 = DSM 40063 genome, one interval contains:
- a CDS encoding MFS transporter: MSTARTEPASTGQPPDRERPFAWLRALGPRGRRAFAGAFGGYALDSYDFFTLPLGMVAIAAHFGLDSGRTGLLTTVTLVVSAVGGALAGILADRIGRVRALMATVVTYAVFTVACGFAPNYETLLVFRALQGLGFGGEWAVGAILVAEYASARHRGRTLGGVQSAWAAGWALAVVVYTLVFHFLDADTAWRVMFWTGALPALLVLYVRRHVQDAPEAARVRRESAERGSFTGIFRAGLLRTTLFAVLLSTGVQGGYYTLATWVPTYLKAERGLTVVGTGGYLAFLISGAFLGYLTGGYLTDRVGRKGNIVLFAVLSAVCVVAYTHIPAGANGLVLVLGFPLGFCMSAIFSGFGSFLAELYPTAVRGTGQGFTYNTGRAVGAFFPALVGFLADGWGVGGALVFGAVAYGIAVVALLGLPETRGRELW; the protein is encoded by the coding sequence ATGAGTACGGCCCGGACCGAACCGGCCTCGACGGGGCAGCCGCCGGACCGCGAGCGCCCCTTCGCCTGGCTGCGCGCCCTGGGGCCGCGCGGGAGGCGCGCCTTCGCCGGCGCCTTCGGCGGCTACGCCCTGGACTCCTACGACTTCTTCACGCTGCCGCTGGGCATGGTGGCCATCGCCGCCCACTTCGGGCTGGACAGCGGCCGGACCGGGCTGCTCACCACGGTCACCCTGGTCGTGTCGGCGGTCGGAGGGGCGCTCGCGGGCATACTCGCCGACCGGATCGGGCGCGTCAGGGCGCTGATGGCGACGGTGGTCACCTACGCGGTCTTCACCGTCGCGTGCGGTTTCGCGCCGAACTACGAGACGCTGCTGGTCTTCCGCGCCCTGCAGGGGCTGGGCTTCGGCGGGGAGTGGGCGGTGGGCGCGATCCTGGTCGCCGAGTACGCCTCGGCCCGGCACCGGGGGCGCACGCTCGGTGGTGTCCAGAGCGCTTGGGCGGCGGGCTGGGCGCTGGCCGTGGTCGTCTACACGCTGGTGTTCCACTTCCTGGACGCCGACACGGCGTGGCGGGTGATGTTCTGGACGGGCGCGCTGCCGGCGCTGCTGGTCCTCTACGTCCGGCGGCACGTCCAGGACGCCCCGGAAGCGGCCCGGGTACGGCGGGAGAGCGCCGAGCGCGGCTCCTTCACCGGGATCTTCCGGGCGGGGCTGCTGCGGACGACGCTCTTCGCGGTACTGCTGTCGACCGGTGTGCAGGGCGGCTACTACACCCTCGCCACCTGGGTGCCGACGTACCTCAAGGCGGAGCGGGGCCTGACGGTCGTGGGGACCGGCGGCTATCTCGCGTTCCTGATATCCGGGGCGTTCCTGGGGTACCTGACCGGCGGGTACCTCACGGACCGGGTGGGCCGGAAGGGCAACATCGTGCTGTTCGCCGTCCTGTCCGCGGTGTGCGTGGTGGCGTACACCCACATCCCGGCCGGTGCGAACGGGCTGGTGCTCGTGCTCGGCTTTCCCCTGGGGTTCTGCATGTCGGCCATCTTCAGCGGTTTCGGGTCGTTCCTGGCGGAGCTCTATCCGACGGCGGTGCGCGGCACCGGACAGGGGTTCACGTACAACACGGGGCGGGCGGTGGGAGCCTTCTTCCCGGCGCTCGTCGGCTTCCTGGCGGACGGCTGGGGCGTGGGCGGGGCCCTGGTCTTCGGGGCGGTGGCGTACGGCATCGCCGTGGTGGCCCTCCTCGGGCTGCCGGAGACACGTGGACGGGAGCTGTGGTGA
- a CDS encoding LamB/YcsF family protein, with translation MTGVSIDLNADLGEGFGRWTLTDDERLLSVITSANVACGFHAGDAVTMRRVCALAVEQDVRIGAQVSYRDLAGFGRRAMDVPADELAAEVAYQIGALEVFARAAGARVAYVKPHGALYNRVVGDEEQARAVVEGVLLAGGPLPVLGLPGSRLHACAVEAGLPVVAEAFADRAYTADGTLVPRGRESAVIHDPDTVVERSLAMARSRTVTSHCGRTLSVRAASLCLHGDTPGSVELARRVRARLEEAGVRVEAFT, from the coding sequence GTGACCGGGGTGTCGATCGATCTGAACGCCGACCTCGGTGAGGGCTTCGGCCGCTGGACGCTGACCGACGACGAGCGGCTGCTGTCCGTCATCACCAGCGCCAACGTGGCGTGCGGCTTCCACGCGGGGGACGCGGTCACCATGCGTCGGGTGTGCGCCCTCGCCGTGGAGCAGGACGTCCGCATCGGAGCCCAGGTCTCCTACCGGGACCTGGCGGGCTTCGGGCGGCGCGCCATGGACGTCCCGGCGGACGAGCTCGCGGCCGAGGTGGCGTACCAGATCGGCGCTCTGGAGGTGTTCGCGCGGGCCGCCGGGGCCCGGGTGGCGTACGTGAAGCCGCACGGCGCCCTGTACAACCGGGTCGTCGGCGACGAGGAGCAGGCGCGCGCCGTGGTGGAGGGGGTGCTGCTGGCCGGCGGGCCGCTGCCCGTGCTCGGACTGCCGGGGTCGCGCCTGCACGCGTGCGCCGTGGAGGCCGGGCTGCCGGTCGTGGCGGAGGCCTTCGCGGATCGCGCGTACACGGCGGACGGCACACTCGTGCCGCGGGGGCGGGAGAGCGCGGTCATCCACGACCCGGACACGGTCGTGGAACGGTCCCTGGCCATGGCCCGCTCCAGGACGGTGACCTCCCACTGCGGGCGGACGCTGTCCGTGCGGGCCGCCTCGCTGTGCCTGCACGGGGACACCCCGGGGTCGGTGGAGCTGGCCCGCCGGGTGCGGGCCCGGCTGGAGGAGGCGGGCGTGCGGGTGGAGGCGTTCACATGA
- the pxpB gene encoding 5-oxoprolinase subunit PxpB produces MRALEVGERALLLEFERGEEARAFHAELLRRRAAGALPRIREIVPAERTVLLDGVTDPARLAARVAGWAAPPLDAREGPLVEVPVRYDGPDLDEVAALWGVAPAEVGRVHAAIEYRVGFCGFAPGFGYLTGLPERFAVPRRAAPRTAVPAGSVALAGPYTGVYPRASPGGWQLIGTTRAVLWDPAREPAALLSPGLRVRFTEEGV; encoded by the coding sequence ATGAGGGCCCTGGAGGTGGGCGAGCGGGCGCTGCTGCTGGAGTTCGAGCGCGGTGAGGAGGCGCGGGCGTTCCACGCCGAGCTGCTGCGCAGGCGCGCCGCGGGCGCGCTGCCGCGCATACGGGAGATCGTTCCGGCCGAGCGGACGGTGCTGCTCGACGGGGTGACCGACCCGGCGCGGCTCGCGGCCCGGGTGGCGGGCTGGGCGGCCCCGCCGCTGGACGCCCGGGAGGGCCCGTTGGTGGAGGTCCCGGTCCGGTACGACGGCCCGGACCTGGACGAGGTCGCGGCGCTGTGGGGCGTGGCCCCCGCGGAGGTCGGCCGGGTCCACGCGGCGATCGAGTACCGGGTGGGCTTCTGCGGGTTCGCGCCGGGCTTCGGGTACCTGACCGGCCTGCCGGAGCGGTTCGCCGTGCCGCGCAGGGCCGCACCGCGGACGGCCGTGCCCGCGGGTTCCGTCGCCCTGGCCGGGCCTTACACGGGCGTGTACCCGCGGGCTTCGCCCGGCGGGTGGCAGCTCATCGGGACGACCCGCGCCGTCCTGTGGGACCCGGCGCGGGAGCCGGCGGCGCTGCTGTCGCCGGGCCTGCGGGTGCGGTTCACCGAGGAGGGGGTGTGA
- a CDS encoding 5-oxoprolinase subunit C family protein: MTDRAFVVVRAGALTTVQDRGRSGHAHMGVPRSGALDPDAAALANRLVGNGVEAAVLETTLAGCAVRPRCAVTVAVGGAPCRVSVDGRPVAWGAAVRVEAGAVLEVGGAERGVRSYVAFAGGVAAGPVLGSRSTDLLSGLGPAPLADGMVLPLGAAPPPGTARYEVAPWRGVPEEVVLRVRLGPRDDWFTAGALRTFGTGAYRVSSASNRVGLRLEGPPLERARAGELPSEGMVLGAVQVPPDGRPVVFLADHPTTGGYPVVGVVREADLAVAAQAAPGTRVRFVRVG, translated from the coding sequence GTGACGGACCGGGCGTTCGTCGTCGTACGGGCCGGGGCGCTGACCACGGTGCAGGACCGGGGCCGGTCCGGGCACGCGCACATGGGGGTGCCCCGGTCGGGGGCGCTCGACCCGGACGCGGCCGCGCTGGCCAACCGGCTGGTCGGCAACGGCGTGGAGGCGGCCGTGCTGGAGACGACGCTCGCCGGATGCGCGGTGCGGCCGCGGTGCGCGGTGACGGTGGCGGTGGGCGGGGCGCCGTGCCGGGTTTCCGTGGACGGGCGGCCCGTGGCGTGGGGCGCGGCGGTGCGGGTCGAGGCGGGCGCCGTGCTGGAGGTGGGCGGGGCGGAGCGGGGCGTCCGCTCGTACGTGGCGTTCGCGGGCGGTGTGGCAGCGGGCCCGGTGCTGGGCAGCCGCTCCACGGACCTGCTGTCCGGGCTGGGGCCCGCGCCGCTCGCGGACGGCATGGTGCTGCCGCTCGGGGCGGCGCCGCCGCCGGGCACCGCCCGGTACGAGGTGGCGCCGTGGCGGGGCGTGCCCGAGGAGGTCGTGCTGCGGGTGCGGCTGGGGCCGCGGGACGACTGGTTCACCGCCGGGGCGCTGCGGACGTTCGGCACGGGGGCGTACCGGGTGTCGTCGGCGTCCAACCGGGTGGGGCTGCGGCTGGAGGGGCCGCCGCTGGAGCGGGCCCGTGCGGGCGAGCTGCCCAGTGAGGGCATGGTGCTGGGGGCGGTGCAGGTGCCGCCCGACGGACGGCCGGTGGTCTTCCTGGCGGACCACCCGACGACCGGCGGGTACCCGGTGGTGGGCGTGGTCCGCGAGGCGGACCTGGCGGTGGCGGCGCAGGCGGCACCGGGGACGCGGGTGCGGTTCGTGCGGGTGGGGTGA
- a CDS encoding ankyrin repeat domain-containing protein has protein sequence MSETPDPEVVDLASRIFDLARRGDTDTLAAYVDAGAPANLGNDKGDTLVMLAAYHGHASTVAALLARGADPDAVNDRGQTPLAGAVFKGEDAVVRALLDGGADPEAGTPSALDTARMFGRTELLELFGTR, from the coding sequence ATGAGCGAGACCCCGGACCCCGAGGTCGTCGACCTCGCGTCGAGGATCTTCGACCTCGCGCGGCGCGGCGACACCGACACCCTGGCCGCCTACGTGGACGCGGGAGCCCCCGCGAACCTCGGCAACGACAAGGGCGACACCCTCGTGATGCTCGCCGCCTACCACGGCCACGCCTCGACCGTGGCGGCCCTCCTCGCGCGCGGGGCCGACCCCGACGCCGTCAACGACCGCGGCCAGACCCCCCTGGCCGGTGCCGTCTTCAAGGGCGAGGACGCCGTCGTCCGCGCCCTGCTCGACGGCGGCGCCGATCCGGAGGCCGGCACTCCGTCAGCCCTGGACACGGCCCGCATGTTCGGGAGGACGGAGCTCCTGGAGCTCTTCGGGACGCGGTGA
- a CDS encoding SCO1417 family MocR-like transcription factor encodes MAQWTSAVGPAQLARQLTAQQPRPAGPGTRRPAAYRALADGIRLLVLEGRVPVAARLPAERELALALSVSRTTVAAAYEALRAEGFLESRRGAGSWTTVPAGNPLPARGLEPLPPESLGSMIDLGCAALPAPEPWLSRGFQGALEELPPYAHTHGDYPAGLPALRRTLADRYTARGIPTMPEQIMVTTGAMGAIDAICHLFAGRGERIAVESPSYANILQLMREAGARLVPVAMAEGLTGWDLPRWRQVLRDAAPRLAYVVADFHNPTGALADEEQRRALVDAARSAGTVLVVDETMSELSLEDGARMPRPVCAFDPAGSTVLTVGSASKAFWAGMRIGWVRAAPDVIRSLVAARAYADLGTPVLEQLAVNWLMGGDGWEAAVALRRAQARENRDALVAAVRRELPGWEFEVPRGGLTLWVRTGGLSGSRLAEAGERVGVRVPSGPRFGVDGAFEGYVRLPFTVGGAVADEAAVRLAAAARMVRSGAAGGPVAEEPRTFVA; translated from the coding sequence ATGGCCCAGTGGACTTCGGCGGTGGGGCCCGCCCAGCTCGCCCGCCAGCTGACCGCCCAGCAGCCCCGGCCCGCCGGCCCCGGTACGCGCCGGCCCGCCGCGTACCGCGCGCTGGCGGACGGGATCCGCCTCCTCGTCCTGGAGGGCCGCGTGCCCGTCGCCGCCCGGCTGCCCGCCGAGCGCGAGCTGGCCCTCGCGCTCTCGGTGAGCCGCACCACGGTCGCCGCTGCCTACGAGGCGCTGCGCGCGGAGGGCTTCCTGGAGTCCCGGCGCGGCGCCGGGAGCTGGACGACGGTGCCCGCCGGCAACCCGCTGCCCGCCCGCGGCCTCGAACCGCTGCCGCCCGAGTCGCTCGGCTCGATGATCGACCTCGGCTGCGCGGCGCTCCCCGCGCCCGAGCCGTGGCTGAGCCGCGGCTTCCAGGGCGCCCTGGAGGAACTGCCGCCCTACGCGCACACCCACGGCGACTACCCGGCGGGCCTGCCCGCGCTGCGGCGCACCCTCGCCGACCGGTACACCGCGCGCGGCATCCCCACGATGCCCGAGCAGATCATGGTGACGACCGGGGCGATGGGCGCCATCGACGCCATCTGCCACCTGTTCGCCGGGCGGGGCGAGCGGATCGCGGTGGAGTCCCCGTCGTACGCCAACATCCTCCAGCTCATGCGGGAGGCCGGGGCCCGGCTGGTGCCGGTCGCCATGGCGGAGGGGCTCACCGGCTGGGACCTGCCCCGCTGGCGGCAGGTGCTGCGGGACGCCGCGCCGCGGCTGGCGTACGTCGTGGCCGACTTCCACAACCCGACCGGCGCCCTCGCCGACGAGGAGCAGCGCCGCGCCCTGGTCGACGCGGCCCGGTCGGCGGGCACCGTCCTGGTGGTCGACGAGACCATGTCGGAGCTGTCCCTGGAGGACGGCGCCCGGATGCCGCGCCCCGTCTGCGCCTTCGACCCGGCGGGCAGCACGGTGCTGACGGTCGGATCGGCCAGCAAGGCGTTCTGGGCGGGCATGCGGATCGGCTGGGTGCGCGCCGCGCCGGACGTCATCCGCTCGCTCGTAGCCGCCCGCGCCTACGCCGACCTGGGTACGCCCGTCCTGGAGCAGCTGGCCGTCAACTGGCTGATGGGCGGCGACGGCTGGGAGGCGGCGGTCGCCCTGCGGCGCGCCCAGGCCCGCGAGAACCGGGACGCGCTGGTCGCGGCCGTCCGGCGCGAACTGCCGGGCTGGGAGTTCGAGGTGCCGCGCGGCGGGCTCACGCTGTGGGTGCGCACCGGCGGCCTGTCCGGCTCGCGGCTGGCGGAGGCGGGGGAGCGGGTCGGTGTGCGCGTCCCGTCGGGGCCCCGCTTCGGCGTGGACGGCGCCTTCGAGGGGTACGTGCGGCTGCCGTTCACCGTGGGCGGGGCGGTCGCCGACGAGGCTGCGGTCCGGCTGGCCGCCGCCGCCCGCATGGTCCGGTCGGGGGCGGCAGGCGGGCCGGTGGCGGAGGAGCCCCGGACGTTCGTCGCCTGA
- the yczE gene encoding membrane protein YczE, with the protein MSRSSSQAAASQAAAPAGRAPRSGRGRASRPRRGRASRRIPRRLSQLVAGLLLYGASSALLVRSGLGLEPWNVLHQGLSKLTGLSIGTVVTIMGGVVLLLWIPLRQKPGLGTVANVLLIGAAMDATLAVVPDAGNPAARVALMIAGVVLNGLATGLYIAARFGPGPRDGLMTGLHRVTGRSIRLIRTLLELVVVATGFLLGGSLGIGTIVYALAIGPLAQLALRLCAIPGEPPADAAPAPDASSAPEPTPTPGPAPAPAAGGALPDAVPGGTPAT; encoded by the coding sequence TTGTCCCGATCGTCGTCCCAGGCCGCCGCCTCCCAGGCCGCCGCTCCCGCCGGGCGGGCTCCCCGCTCCGGCCGGGGCCGGGCGTCCCGGCCCCGCCGCGGCCGGGCGTCCCGGCGCATACCGCGCCGGCTCTCCCAGCTCGTCGCCGGCCTGCTGCTGTACGGCGCCAGTTCGGCGCTGCTGGTCCGCAGCGGCCTCGGCCTGGAGCCGTGGAACGTCCTCCACCAGGGCCTGTCGAAGCTCACCGGCCTGTCGATCGGCACCGTCGTGACGATCATGGGCGGCGTGGTCCTGCTGCTGTGGATCCCGCTGCGCCAGAAGCCGGGCCTCGGCACCGTCGCGAACGTCCTGCTGATCGGCGCGGCCATGGACGCCACCCTCGCCGTGGTGCCGGACGCCGGGAACCCGGCGGCGCGCGTCGCCCTCATGATCGCCGGAGTCGTCCTCAACGGCCTGGCGACCGGCCTCTACATCGCCGCGCGCTTCGGCCCCGGTCCGCGCGACGGCCTCATGACGGGGCTGCACCGGGTGACCGGGCGCTCGATCCGCCTGATCCGCACCCTGCTGGAGCTGGTCGTCGTCGCGACCGGCTTCCTCCTCGGCGGCTCCCTCGGGATCGGCACGATCGTGTACGCCCTGGCCATCGGACCGCTCGCCCAGCTGGCACTGCGGCTGTGCGCGATCCCCGGGGAACCCCCCGCCGACGCGGCCCCCGCCCCGGACGCCTCCTCCGCCCCGGAACCCACCCCCACCCCAGGGCCCGCCCCCGCCCCGGCCGCCGGCGGCGCCCTCCCGGACGCGGTGCCCGGCGGCACCCCCGCCACCTAG
- a CDS encoding glycerophosphodiester phosphodiesterase family protein, which yields MTRLPDPTPRPRPRPLPRPRHPYLDHPSPIPFAHRGGAADGLENTAAAFRRAADAGYRYFETDVHTTADGRLVAFHDPTLDRVTDARGRIARLPWSAVRRARVAGREPLPLFEELLEEFPDARWNVDLKAESALEPLVSLVRRANAWDRVCVGSFNEGRVARARRAAGERLATSFGVRGVVGLRLRSYGIPAALRAGAVAAQVPEAQGGVRVVDRRFVREAHARGLQVHVWTVNDPARMEALLDLGVDGIMTDHLETLRTVLTGRGAWG from the coding sequence GTGACCCGCCTTCCGGACCCCACCCCGCGCCCCCGCCCCCGTCCCCTCCCGCGTCCGCGCCACCCGTACCTGGACCATCCCTCCCCCATCCCCTTCGCCCACCGGGGCGGCGCGGCGGACGGGCTGGAGAACACCGCCGCCGCGTTCCGGCGGGCCGCGGACGCCGGCTACCGCTACTTCGAGACCGACGTGCACACCACGGCGGACGGCAGGCTCGTCGCCTTCCACGACCCGACCCTGGACCGGGTGACCGACGCGCGCGGGCGCATCGCGCGCCTGCCGTGGAGCGCGGTGCGGCGGGCAAGGGTGGCGGGCCGCGAGCCGCTGCCGCTCTTCGAGGAACTGCTGGAGGAGTTCCCCGACGCCCGGTGGAACGTCGACCTGAAGGCCGAGTCGGCGCTCGAACCCCTGGTGTCCCTGGTCCGCCGGGCGAACGCCTGGGACCGGGTGTGCGTCGGCTCGTTCAACGAGGGCCGGGTGGCCAGGGCGCGCCGCGCGGCCGGCGAGCGGCTGGCCACGTCCTTCGGGGTGCGCGGCGTGGTGGGGCTGCGGCTGCGCTCGTACGGGATACCGGCGGCGCTGCGCGCGGGCGCCGTGGCCGCGCAGGTGCCCGAGGCGCAGGGGGGCGTCCGGGTGGTGGACCGGCGCTTCGTCCGCGAGGCCCACGCGCGCGGGCTCCAGGTGCACGTCTGGACGGTCAACGACCCGGCGCGGATGGAGGCCCTCCTGGACCTTGGCGTCGATGGCATCATGACCGATCATCTGGAGACGCTGCGCACGGTGCTCACGGGCCGGGGGGCGTGGGGGTGA
- a CDS encoding MFS transporter, protein MTAETADRGEDTAAPPPPPDRRREQRGWYFYDFACSVYSTSVLTVFLGPYLTSVAKAAADADGFVHPLGIPVRAGSVFAYSVSLSIVLAVLVMPLAGAAADRTGRKKPLLAAAAYVGAGATAGMFFLDGDRYLLGALLLVLANASLAVSMALYNAYLPQIAEPDERDAVSSRGWAFGYASGALVLLLNLALYTGHASLGLTESEAVRICLASAGLWWGAFTLVPLRRLRDRRVARDGAGAVGSGWRQLRATLRDMRRHPLTLAFLLAYLIYNDGVQTVISQASVYGSEELGLEQTTLITAVLLVQVLAVAGALGMGRLARSYGAKRTILGSLAVWTAILAAAYFLPAGAPVWFYALAAAIGLVLGGSQALSRSLFSHLVPRGKEAEYFSAYEMSDRGLSWLGPLVFGLAYQLTGSYREAIISLVLFFAVGFVLLARVPVRRAVAAAGNPVPERI, encoded by the coding sequence GTGACCGCCGAGACCGCCGACCGCGGCGAGGACACCGCCGCGCCGCCACCGCCGCCCGACCGCAGGCGTGAACAGCGGGGCTGGTACTTCTACGACTTCGCGTGCTCGGTGTACTCCACCAGCGTCCTGACGGTGTTCCTGGGGCCGTACCTGACGTCGGTGGCCAAGGCGGCGGCGGACGCGGACGGCTTCGTGCACCCGCTGGGCATACCCGTGCGGGCGGGGTCGGTCTTCGCGTACTCCGTCTCCCTGTCGATCGTCCTCGCGGTGCTGGTGATGCCGCTGGCGGGGGCGGCCGCCGACCGTACGGGGCGCAAGAAGCCGCTGCTGGCGGCCGCCGCGTACGTCGGGGCGGGCGCGACGGCGGGCATGTTCTTCCTGGACGGCGACCGGTACCTGCTGGGCGCGCTGCTGCTGGTCCTCGCCAACGCGTCGCTCGCCGTGTCGATGGCCCTCTACAACGCGTACCTGCCGCAGATCGCCGAGCCGGACGAGCGGGACGCGGTGTCGTCGCGCGGCTGGGCCTTCGGCTACGCCTCCGGCGCCCTGGTGCTGCTGCTGAACCTGGCGCTGTACACGGGGCACGCGTCGCTGGGGCTGACGGAGTCGGAGGCGGTGCGGATCTGCCTGGCGTCGGCCGGCCTGTGGTGGGGCGCCTTCACGCTGGTGCCGCTGCGGCGGCTGCGGGACCGGCGGGTCGCGCGGGACGGGGCGGGCGCGGTCGGGTCGGGATGGCGGCAGCTCAGGGCGACGCTGCGGGACATGCGGCGCCACCCGCTGACGCTGGCGTTCCTCCTGGCGTACCTGATCTACAACGACGGCGTGCAGACCGTGATCAGCCAGGCGTCCGTGTACGGCTCGGAGGAGCTGGGCCTGGAGCAGACGACGCTGATCACCGCGGTGCTGCTGGTGCAGGTCCTGGCGGTGGCGGGGGCGCTGGGGATGGGGCGGCTGGCCCGCTCGTACGGGGCGAAGCGGACGATCCTCGGGTCGCTGGCCGTGTGGACGGCGATCCTGGCCGCCGCGTACTTCCTGCCGGCCGGGGCTCCGGTCTGGTTCTACGCGCTGGCGGCGGCGATCGGCCTGGTCCTGGGCGGGAGCCAGGCGCTGTCGCGCTCGCTCTTCTCGCACCTGGTCCCGCGGGGCAAGGAGGCCGAGTACTTCTCGGCGTACGAGATGAGCGACCGGGGCCTGAGCTGGCTGGGGCCGCTGGTCTTCGGACTCGCCTACCAGCTGACCGGCAGCTACCGTGAGGCGATCATCTCGCTGGTGCTGTTCTTCGCCGTCGGGTTCGTGCTGCTGGCGCGCGTGCCGGTGCGGCGCGCGGTCGCGGCGGCGGGCAACCCGGTGCCCGAGCGGATCTGA
- a CDS encoding RNA polymerase-binding protein RbpA translates to MSERALRGTRLVVTSYETDRGIDLAPRQAVEYACEKGHRFEMPFSVEAEIPPEWECKVCGSQALLVDGDGPEEKKAKPARTHWDMLMERRTREELEEVLAERLAVLRSGAMNIAVHPRDSRKSA, encoded by the coding sequence ATGAGTGAGCGAGCTCTTCGCGGCACGCGCCTCGTGGTGACGAGCTACGAGACCGACCGCGGCATCGATCTGGCCCCGCGCCAGGCGGTGGAGTACGCATGCGAGAAGGGGCATCGCTTCGAGATGCCCTTCTCGGTCGAGGCGGAGATCCCGCCGGAGTGGGAGTGCAAGGTCTGCGGGAGCCAGGCGCTCCTGGTGGACGGCGACGGCCCCGAGGAGAAGAAGGCGAAGCCCGCGCGTACGCACTGGGACATGCTGATGGAGCGGCGCACCCGCGAGGAGCTGGAGGAGGTGCTGGCCGAGCGGCTGGCGGTCCTGCGCTCCGGCGCCATGAACATCGCCGTGCATCCGCGCGACAGCAGGAAGTCCGCGTGA
- the fxsA gene encoding FxsA family membrane protein, whose product MTTGAPLPPTRGRSRARTLVPLGLAAWLVLEIWLLTLVADASSALVVLALLVGGGLLGAAVVKRAGRRAFTTLTQTLQRQQAGGVPAAPGKGGDGNGMLMLGGLLLMLPGLASDALGLLLLLPPVRTAAARYAERTLDRRMGTLLRQARVHRPDGKVVQGEVIRDTPEDPAGPRGPRPPLTP is encoded by the coding sequence ATGACGACCGGTGCACCGCTGCCTCCGACCCGCGGGCGTTCGCGCGCCCGCACCCTCGTTCCCCTCGGCCTGGCCGCCTGGCTCGTGCTGGAGATCTGGCTGCTGACCCTGGTGGCGGACGCGTCGAGCGCCCTCGTCGTGCTCGCCCTGCTGGTGGGCGGCGGACTCCTCGGCGCGGCCGTGGTGAAGCGGGCGGGGCGCCGGGCCTTCACGACCCTCACGCAGACGCTCCAGCGGCAGCAGGCGGGCGGTGTCCCGGCGGCGCCCGGGAAGGGCGGGGACGGCAACGGCATGCTGATGCTCGGCGGCCTCCTGCTGATGCTGCCGGGCCTCGCCTCCGACGCGCTGGGCCTCCTGCTGCTCCTCCCGCCGGTCCGCACGGCGGCGGCGCGGTACGCGGAGCGGACCCTCGACCGGCGCATGGGCACGCTCCTGCGGCAGGCGCGCGTCCACCGGCCGGACGGCAAGGTCGTCCAGGGCGAGGTCATCCGCGACACCCCCGAGGACCCGGCGGGTCCCCGCGGCCCGCGCCCCCCGCTGACCCCCTGA
- a CDS encoding polyprenol monophosphomannose synthase — MIIPTYNEAENIGPIVSRVRKAVPDAHILVADDNSPDGTGGIADELSARDPHVHVLHRKGKEGLGAAYLAGFRWGMERGYGVLVEMDADGSHRPEELPRLLTALKGADLVLGSRWIPGGRIVNWPKSREYLSRGASVYSRLMLGVPIRDVTGGFRAFRADTLRGLGLEDVASQGYCFQIDLARRAVAAGFHVVEVPITFVEREHGDSKMSRDIVVEALWRVTSWGVTSRAGRLAGREPLPGGGSPADRGARESREAGHGALDGRERR; from the coding sequence GTGATCATTCCGACCTACAACGAGGCGGAGAACATCGGGCCGATCGTCTCCCGGGTACGCAAAGCCGTACCGGACGCGCACATCCTCGTCGCCGACGACAACAGCCCGGACGGCACCGGCGGGATCGCCGACGAGCTGTCCGCCCGCGACCCGCACGTCCACGTGCTGCACCGCAAGGGCAAGGAGGGCCTCGGCGCGGCGTACCTGGCGGGCTTCCGCTGGGGCATGGAGCGCGGCTACGGAGTCCTGGTGGAGATGGACGCCGACGGCTCCCACCGGCCGGAGGAGCTGCCCCGGCTCCTCACCGCGCTGAAGGGCGCCGACCTCGTCCTGGGCTCCCGCTGGATCCCCGGCGGCCGGATCGTGAACTGGCCGAAGTCGCGCGAGTACCTGTCGCGGGGCGCCAGCGTCTACTCGCGGCTGATGCTGGGCGTGCCGATCCGCGACGTCACGGGCGGCTTCCGGGCGTTCCGCGCGGACACGCTGCGGGGCCTGGGGCTGGAGGACGTGGCCTCGCAGGGCTACTGCTTCCAGATCGACCTCGCGCGCCGGGCGGTCGCTGCCGGGTTCCACGTGGTGGAGGTGCCCATCACGTTCGTGGAGCGCGAGCACGGCGACTCCAAGATGAGCCGGGACATCGTCGTCGAGGCGCTGTGGCGGGTCACCTCCTGGGGCGTGACCTCCCGCGCCGGCCGGCTGGCGGGCCGCGAGCCGCTGCCGGGGGGCGGTTCGCCGGCCGACCGCGGTGCGCGGGAGAGCCGGGAGGCCGGCCACGGGGCCCTGGACGGCCGCGAGCGGCGCTGA